The genomic stretch AGCCAAACAAACCCATTACAGCTTCATCATCCAACAACTCAGTCTCATCAACACGCAAAAGAAGAGCAGAAGAACTTTGTGTAGAGCTTCTGAAGCCTGTTCATATGTTTTGCAGGTCACTGTTCATTGAAGACGAGACAAAAAGAATCGATTTATTGAGGATTTGATGGTAAATGTTCAGAACCACACGTGCTTTCAGGATTTTGGTGTTCAGTCTGATTGGATCTGTGCCTTTTCTCTGCTCGCTTCCTTCAACTGTTCGGCAAAAAAACTtcactttttaattaaattattaattttttgtgCAGCAACCCAACAAACTTCCTCTCACTCTGTGTGGTCTCAGAAGTCCAGAGAAAGGGCCCAGATCTCATTGTGTCAGGCGGTTTACGATAGCTGCTTCATGTCGTACATCGGCACCTCAGATCCCTCCGCTTTGCCCTCGTCTTCAGCCGCCCTGGCAGCGTGCGGGCTGCTCTTGCGGCCCTTGGGAGGAGGGACGGGTACAGCTCCTTCTGTGACACCCTCAGCTCCTTCCTGGCCCTCTGCCACAGTCCTCTCCTTCTTCAGGTTGAGCTTGGCGGGAAcattcttgctgatggtctccTTCAGCCTCTCACCTGACTGCTTCAGCCTCTCGCCGGACTGGCGGATCTTCTCGCGCCTCTCGGCTGTGACGATGCGCTCACCGAGTTTGTTCACCTTGGTGCCCAGGTTCTCGCGGGTCTTGCTCATGTTCTCCTTGGAGAAGGTGGCTTTGAAGCTCTCGATGCGCGTCAGCCCCGTCTTCTTTACGCGGCCGGCTGCCGAGGAGtctgcctcctccaccaccatgtaCTCCTCGTCCGACTCTGGAGGGAGCTCGAACTTGTCGGGTTCCACCTCGGCTCTGGCCCGGGCACCACTGCTGCTGGGTTCTTCTGGCTCATTGCCGGGTGAGATAGATTTCACCTCCTGGTCTccctgaga from Archocentrus centrarchus isolate MPI-CPG fArcCen1 chromosome 20, fArcCen1, whole genome shotgun sequence encodes the following:
- the cavin4b gene encoding caveolae-associated protein 4b; this translates as MTDKPGMTTGGGDDAGSIMALLERVAGLMDSVQVTQQRMEERQLELENTVKTIQADVVKLTNDHANTSSTVDRLLEKTRKVSRHIKDVRVRVENQNIRVKKVEATQGDLLAKNKFRVVIYQGDQEVKSISPGNEPEEPSSSGARARAEVEPDKFELPPESDEEYMVVEEADSSAAGRVKKTGLTRIESFKATFSKENMSKTRENLGTKVNKLGERIVTAERREKIRQSGERLKQSGERLKETISKNVPAKLNLKKERTVAEGQEGAEGVTEGAVPVPPPKGRKSSPHAARAAEDEGKAEGSEVPMYDMKQLS